Sequence from the Denticeps clupeoides chromosome 20, fDenClu1.1, whole genome shotgun sequence genome:
GGCAAGGTGACAATAACACGATGCAATGGATTACATGGGCAGAGCTCACGAGCAGATTACATGAGCAGAGCAGTTCATACTTTGCTGCTTAATAACATTTCATATTactggatataaaaaaaaacatttcaattatGACTCACTTTGGGTAATCCTAGATCTGTCAATAGGCGGTCGGCCACAAACTCGATATACTGGTTCATCAGAGAACAGTTGATACCAATGAGATCAACTGGCAAGGCATGTGTCTGAAACTCCTgcaaaaaaccaaaacaaaacaacataaaagCACGGTCATATagatcatttatatttacttcACGTCTCATGTGGGGTGTTCAAATAACATAGCAATGTAAATCATCttctcctgtaaaaaaaaattaaagttttGAAAAGTGCAATACAATTCACAAGCagaattgggaaaaaaaaaaaagtacaactgACCTGCTCAATACTGACTGCTTCTGAAATGATCCTTCTAACTAAGTCCTCTGAAGGCTTTCTCATCAGGTAGCTGTAAAGGAGGCAGGCGAAATTACAGTGCAGGCCCTGCAACGACATGAGTGCAAACATGGAAGCCGGCTTAGGGAAAGGAAACCTCTGTGTGgagtaaggggggggggggggggggggggggggggggggggggtgaagaatAACCTCGTCTCTGCTGATCAGCTCATTGGAGTAGGTGAGGCCGGGCATCAGGCCTCTTTTCTTCAACCAGTAGATGGCGGCAAAGGAGCCGGAAAAGAAGATCCCCTCCACGGCAGCAAAAGCCACTAAACGCTCCCctgcaaagaaaaacaaaaagatatTTCTCTTCTGTTCATTGCAATACTCTCATCTTCCTTAATCATTAATGAAATTTAATGCTTTGTtacatttttgcaaaaaataCAAGGGTGAAAAATTACTAATTAACATCATCATGTACTATTATTGATTGTTTCTAAGTAACTGTGTATAAAAAGCATGGGGGGGGACAATATTAAATTACACAGGTTAACATACCAAAGCTTGACTTGGTGTCAGAGATCCACTGGAGAGCCCAGTCAGCTTTTCGTTTCACACAGGGAATCGTCTGAATGGCATTGAACAAGTAATCCCTACAAAAAGGTGATGATTAAATGTATGCTGAAaaggaatgtgtttttttttttttatcaaaacgTTCACTTTGTGCAACTGCAGCTGTGTAGGCCACAGGAAGTTCTGTACAACTGAAAGAGAGCTACACGTGCAccctggaagaaaaaaagatcttCTTACAGCAAACCACAGTCGTCCTGCAGACAATACGGTGGATGAAGTGTGTAAGGAGATTATCTGATCAGGTTAACCCTTGTCCAACTTGTGTAAACAAGTCATTCCCACAGGATTCGTACTCTTTCCAAACGTAGGGTTAACTGGAACATTTTTTTGAATTCCAGGATTCTGCAATGACGGATTGCAGAAACCTTGTTTGTGATTGGACTTTGGCTTTGATCAAACCTATACTGGCCAATACGCTGTCTTACCGTTGATGGAGATCCCTGATGTAGGTGTTGATGAGCATGCTGTACATCTCAGAGTGGATGTTCTCCATGAGGATCTGGAATCCATAAAAGGATCGTGCCTCTGGAATCTGCACTTCCTGACTGAACCGTTGAACCTGTACGACATGAGGTCAAATGAagttcaaaatacattttttctacACAGAAATTccagagaaataaagaaaagaatgcCCACTCACAAGGTTCTCGTTGACAATGCCATCGCTTGCTGCAAAAAAAGCCAGGACGTGGGATATAAAGTGTTTCTCGTCCGGCTTTAGCCTGTCCCAGTGAACCAGGTCCTTGGACAAATCAACCTATCTCCCGCGGACAAGAATACCACGTCAGTTATTTCAGAACCACCCAAGAACCCAACACTGACCACAGGCTGACCACCACACACCTCCTCCACCGTCCAAAACGATGCCTGTGCCTGCTTGTACATCTTCCACATGTCCGGGTACTGAATGGGGAAGATCACGAAGCGTCGTGGGTTCTCTCTTAGCAGTGGCTCCTGTTCCGCTTCCGAGTTGCTGTGTTCTGCACCGGTGTGGCCGTTCTGGAAAATCGCAGAACACACAATTCCAGTTTTTACAGCTAAAGATCAAGCTATTATAGCGCTTAAAACAACATTCACTCATtatcatataattatacatttgtGTATTACATACAGAACAGTTGTTtagaaataaacaatattttatgtatgtCGTTTATCATAGGAAACAATTGttctgttaattaaaaaaaaagtcatcacaTGGGTAAAAACTTTGTTCATGTAGTAAATGACTATTAGCTGGAAGTGTCTGTTAATGAATATACGTGTAGAGCGGAATTTTAtaagcaacaattagtcttgcaTTTCAATTTGTCAACCAAAGTCTGCCACCTAAAAACCTCcattcattatttaaatatatttattattctttttggtACAGTTgtgttaaataaacaataaaaagtggtggcctggcaggtaaggaagcagacctgtaatcggaaggtggctggttcgaatcccgaaccaccgagGACCGTCccctgaggacacatttcgctgtgtcaccagtgtgctgtgctgcagtgttgacaatcacttcactttcacttctatTAAGTAATTATTACGAAACGTCGTTTTCCGATCTAAATCTATCGTATATATTAGTTcgagataaataaataagaaaaacagcGAAAACCTTTACATAGACttgtttttgctgtgtgtgtatatatatatatatatatatatatatatatatttttttttctctaatctGTTTTCGGCACAGAATCTGTCGCTCGGGCTGATGACGTATCTTCTTATGACAAAATGAAACGGACGGCGTTCAAAATGCACGAATAAACCCACAATTAAACCATAAATGAAGTGTTAAAAGTAGTGTTAGACAAGAGTTAAGCTGTTTACACGGTCCCACTGTCTAATCACGTGACGTCATGAAGGTTCTAAACGTAGCGCGAGGACAACGCTGGGTTCTACCCCACTGAAGCAGGTGGAACCCCCTGACGTTCAGAAATGACTATGGGACGTTATGAAACGAAGCGTTTTATCCGCGCTCCTCGCAGACGTTCATTAGCTAACGCGGCTAACAGCGCAGAACGGCGGTTATTAAGTGTCCCTCGGAGAGACGCGTTACCTGCTGTCCTGTCGGGTCGGACGGCATGTTCGCGGGTCTCTGGTGGTCCATGTTCCGCCCGTGAGCAGCGTTCAATGCTGCCGGTGCGGCCGAGCGCCTGTCATTTAAAACCGGAGGTTTACGAAACGCGACAGGGCCGCGCTGCgccctcctcctgctgctgcgcAACCGGCCGAAGACGAGGTTCTAATTTAAATCTCCGGTCCACCTTAACTCTCCATCAGTGTTCCCGTTCCACCTTAAGAGATCATAATCTTCTGCAATGCCGCTTTTCCGCCGGTAGGGGGAAGCGAGGCTACCTTCAGAGTGTCGACTGAAcacttaaataaatgaacattattttttgACTATATAGTGAGTTTTTTATATCCAAATTGTGattattgcttttttgtttgtagttatttgctaaaataaaattgCCTAATGTTTAATGGCAAATTACGAGAACTCATCGTTACATTTTTGGTATTTAGTGGATGCCTAAACtaactcagggttatgtgtcttaaCATTATGGTTGTatgtggagtttgaacctgtgactttgtggacaTCTGCTTCctaagcaagtgtgttacccactaggatactatcACCCTCCGCCCTTATTGTTAAATTCCTTGCCTTATGTATTCTTAACTTTTAAATCCACCCGACAACATTGGATTGCATTATATGAGGCCTCACAAGAGGTTCTACACTTCTGGACACTGAAAACTCACATGTTAAGGGCAATACTAGATTGCTGAAACTAATATAATCAGTCTGGGGCAAATCCATACAGATCACATTCACACATTATCTTAATAGGATCTGTTCATTCATTACTCAAGAGTTGGTAAAGGCTTAAAAATTGCACTGTTTTGTGAAAAGGCAAAGGTATAAGTCTTTTGAAATATATTTGGTGGGCCATGAAGACTAAATTATAGCCAACCAACAACATATAAACTCTTGGACTGAAAACATTTAGAGAAAAAGAGGAGGTTTATTGAAACAAAAGAGTCAGTAAACCTTGGAagcgtttttctttttattgtcaaTAAAGATGTTCTGTTCTCAGCCTCATATAGCGTCAAATTCAAGAAAAGCTTTTCCCagcattttcaaaaataaagaTCAACGTGGAAgacatttgtgtgcattttattgCTATACAATTGTACAGATTCCACCGAGCGAAGGAGAAATTTGGAATGTTGAACCGTGAAGTCCCTTCCATGGAGCGCGAGAAGATGTATTTTAAAGGGATTTGACAGGGATAAGCATGCGGAGGACCATGCATACCACATTCATGTAGGAAGGCTTGTTGAAAATACTGAATCACCTCCTCAAGTGATTCGTTCATTTCTCAGTTCAGCTGAGCTGTCATCAGCGCGTCGCCAAAACtacctcttacacacacacacacacacacacaaaataatctATCGATTTATTTACCTTTATAAAGATCATTTCAGATATAAACTAATCAAATAAAAGTACCGAAATGTGGTGCAGAAAATATAGACTTTCTGTGATCTCTGTGGCTGGCCCCTGCTCCAGTTCAGTCCATGAGAagacatacagaaaaaaaaaaaaaaaaaaaaagcataaatataaGATATATAATACGAGCTAGCCCAAGAGCTAACATGATGCTAATGCGCAGTCTTGCTAACCGGCAAACCTCCCAGCCATGCAATCACAGAGAGTCGGGTGGGGACAGCTACAGAGCCTTGTCCTTCAGTATACGTGCATGCATAGATACTAGGAGCCGTGTTCATGCGTCGAGGCCAGTTCTGCTCCCTGCAGGCCGCAACGTTGGCCTCCGGTTGCGCGCGGCAACGGTCCAAGGTGCACTTGTGGCGAGAATTGCTCTGAGGAAGAAATGTTCGGCtggtaggggaaaaaaaaaaaaaaagactctggAAGACGCTCAAACCGACCCAATAGCCGAGTGAGGGGTCCCCGCACGTCGCCCATTGCTCTAAATTCTGGAGATCATGCACATTTTCAACGGGGCAGCAAGACATCTGGACTCCCACAATGCATCTCATCGTCGGCCGGGCCGCTTTAAGCAAACATGCAGGTATCGGAGAGTCGTGGTGAAggtgttttttcttgtttcgtAGGTCGCACCCACGCTGTGGAGACCGGAGCGGCCCACTGAACTCTAATTTGGGGGGTTGCGGGGCTACAGG
This genomic interval carries:
- the rrm2b gene encoding ribonucleoside-diphosphate reductase subunit M2 B, producing MDHQRPANMPSDPTGQQNGHTGAEHSNSEAEQEPLLRENPRRFVIFPIQYPDMWKMYKQAQASFWTVEEVDLSKDLVHWDRLKPDEKHFISHVLAFFAASDGIVNENLVQRFSQEVQIPEARSFYGFQILMENIHSEMYSMLINTYIRDLHQRDYLFNAIQTIPCVKRKADWALQWISDTKSSFGERLVAFAAVEGIFFSGSFAAIYWLKKRGLMPGLTYSNELISRDEGLHCNFACLLYSYLMRKPSEDLVRRIISEAVSIEQEFQTHALPVDLIGINCSLMNQYIEFVADRLLTDLGLPKVFLSENPFDFMESISLEGKTNFFEKRVAEYQRLGVMSNTMDCEFTLDADF